The Tenebrio molitor chromosome 2, icTenMoli1.1, whole genome shotgun sequence DNA segment ttaaatacaaaagttttgccaccattttttcttcctttctcgTTTCGCATGAGCGACCGCACAACATCAACACGTCCATCTGTTTATCTCTTTCAGACAGACATATCAGAACAAGATGGAACGATCGACGACACCTCCGGATACACTGCACTTGCGCAAACGACTTAAAAGTTTTCTCAGAAAGTTTTCAAGGCTGTTCCATCCTTCAGCGGCCATTGTTGGAATCTGTCGAAGACGCTTGGGTTTTGTGTTCAAGTGGTGTGAGTCGTGAGTGAATCGAGTCGGAAGAAAAGCCGCAGAGGCTTTCGTTTCGACGCCGGCCACCGCCTCCAACCTGTTGCTTCGTCTCGATGGCGTCTTGCCGCGTGCGGCGCACTCCTGAACTCTATTCCCTTGTTCTCCAAGTGTAAACAACCTCTCTTACACTTATTCCCGATTTTTGTTTATGAACCGACGCGTTTGGAAGGTTAAACGGTGTTAACCTCTGTTGTTACCCTGCAATTTAGTTTATCGTTAACGCGACCGATTTTATCGGCGATTTttttgtcaacttttttttcaggAGAATGTTATGATCCGTTCTTGATGGGTTTGGGTCTAGTGGCACGGTTTTTCCAACTTCGTGACTAGATCCACACTCATTAAGGAAGTTTCACACCATTACCACCATCCCAGCACGCACTACCCTCAAGATACGAAAACACTGTGTTGGCGATTGTGGGTTTAGTCCACGTTTTATTCTACCGTGACTAGATCCATACTCGTCTATAAAGGTTTTCCAGAACAACTCCACCCTGGAACGCTCATCTTCCACAAACTAGACACCAAATTCTAGTGGCATTAGCCAAGTGTCGAGTAAGCTTTTACCATCCTTGCAATGAAGTCGTTTTTGTTGGTTATATTTACATCTCGAGCAaacttttataataaaaatcttgTGTAAAGCTCTAATTATAGATTACACTCGTTCAACAATAATCCCAAAAACTTACCTAggtcaaattttcaaaaattacaccAACAACCattcatttcaaaagttccCGTTTTGGTTGGTACACCTGATAAAACCGAATCCTTTGTTTACTCGAAACGTTtagttacaaaaaattgaaaaagaaataagaaacTGATAAAAGGACCAGACTTggtctttaaaaaaattattatcaattgaTTCGTTTTCGATTTAAATACCTGATTTTGAAATTCTACAAGAGGGAAGTCAACGTTGTTACGTTGGTGCACCTGCACTCCGCACAATTAACTGTATCTGTCACTTGTCAGTTAAACGTGTTCTAACCTCAACCGTTCCGCAAGGGGGCTGCGATGATCGAATaagaaaataatgtttttggtGCGTCCACGCATTCGTCAATTGACTCGAATCTTTAAATCCTATTATTCCACCAAACCCAGCTTGTCGAATCTCACCAAGTCGGAACGAGTCGAATTTCTGCGTCAAATGGCTTTGCCCAAGAGTCGCGAGAATCCGGTCATCTTAAAACTGGACACTCCGGATTACCACTCGCTCTTCACAGACGAGTTGAAATCTCTCGCTTCCATGTTCAAGGAGCACGGATACGAGATTCGCATTGCCGGAGGGGCCGTCAGAGATTTACTCTCAGGGTTGAGGCCCAAAGATTTGGATTTTGCAACTACAGCGACACCCGAGCAGATGAAGGAGATGTTTGTGGCGGAGAACGTGAGGATGATCAACATGAACGGCGAAAAACACGGTACCATAACGCCGAGGATCAACGACAAAGAGAATTTTGAAGTGACCACGTTGAGGATTGACGTGGTGACGGATGGGAGACATGCTGAAGTGCAGTTCACGACTGATTGGTTGTTAGACGCGTTGCGCAGGGACTTGACCATAAATTCCATGTTTTTGGGCCTGGATGGTTCAGTGTACGATTATTTTTATGGTTATGACGACTTGAAAGAACGTAGGATTAAATTCGTGGGAGATCCCGTGACGCGGATCCGAGAAGATTATTTACGAATCTTGCGATATTTTAGGTTTTACGGAAAAATATCCAAAGAACCAGACAAGCACGATGAAGAGACTTTGAAAGCCATCATGGACAATAAGGatggtttaaaaaatgtctcaGGGGAGAGGATTTGGATGGAACTGAAGAAAATACTCGATGGAAATTTCAGTGGggatttgttaattaaaataatagagTGCGAATTGGGTCCTTACATTGGCATCCCAGAAAATTCCAATTTGGATGAGTTGAAGCTGGTGTGGGAGAGGAGTCGAGCGTTGAAGCTGCACCCCATCACTCTACTTTCTTCAGTTCTGAACAGCGTAGAAGACGCCGTAGCTTTAAATTCGCGCCTTAAATTGTCTGTTTTTGAGCGAGATTTAGCTTTGTTTGTGGTGGAGCATCGACCACCCAAACCCCATGTAAAACCTCTGATGCCCTATCAACAACTCGTCCTAAAAATCAGCAACAAAAACACGTTCCAATACGTCGTGGAAGTGCTCAAATACAACAATTCGCCACATTTGGAGGAATTCCAGAATTGGTCGATACCTAAATTTCCCGTTACTGGCAACATGTTGAAAGAAAAAGGTGTGGAGAGTGGGCGAAAAATGGGCTTAGTGCTGACAGAGCTGAGAAACTATTGGGCTGAGCAGGAATACAAAATCACTCCGGAAGAGCTGCTGAAGCAAGTACCTAACGTTCTGTGTCGACTGGCcgaaaggaagaaaaataaatgttaatatagaaatttggtttattttaaaaaatagataaataacaaatgaaaatcACTTTAGCATTGACTGTAGAAAcgtatgtacaaaattttctgtttGGGTTGATAAATGATGAGATGCTACTTAACGGCTACAACAATATTATAACACAAGGACGAAACTCTTTTATAATGACAACATAAATTCAAAAGTTTACTTGCGAAATCAATCGTTCAGATCAATAATTTCGTTTGAGTTCAGAGTGTTAGGCGGCAGCTGCGCGCGACTCGTTCCCGGCATCTGGTTCATGAAGTGGTCAATCCAACTGAAACGCATCATGATACAAACACTAGTTGCCAACACGTCAACTCACTAACTTTCCAGAATTGTGCATCTTCATCGCCGCCGCCATCTGTTGCTGCTGGAACATTCTCAACGCCTGCTGTTGGTAAAACTGTTCCCTGAGCCTCTGGTTTTGTAAGGCTTGTATGATCTGAATTTCTTGTTGCACCCTCTTGTACAGCTGAAATTTACCGCTCGTCACCGCCggccaaacattttttttttccaaaaaacctACCGTCAAGTCGCCCTTTGCCACTTGATCTTGCAGCTGCGCGTGCAGAGTGGGTATCATCGGTGTTATTTGCTCTTCGTTCCACGTGGGGTTTTCTTTTCGCACTATGCTGGCCAGAGCCATTTCGACGTTGTTCGCCCTTACGTAACTGTTACCTTGAATCGAAAACAACTCGTTCAACAAAGCGTACCCTCACAGAAACACGTTAAAAGACGTGCAAAACAAATAACcaagaacaaattttaaacgtaTTCAAATGTGTTAATTACCCAACAAGGCGTCTATATCTGTAAGACCTGCTGTGattgtcaaaaaaactgttgcaGAGATCTGATCGAGTGcgttgattaaaaaatatttacccaAATAGCTCCtttgtttcttttcgttttcaaACTCTTCCCATGCGGCCTTACGCTCCTCTTCGTTCAGGCCCTCCTCCTCCTTGTTCTCGAGAAGGGATTGGTGCTCGTGGTATTTGTGTATCCTGTCCTCGAACTTCTGCAAAAGCTCGCCGAGGAGCACGTCCTTCGGCACCAGGGGGATGGGTCGCTCCTCCGGTTTTGGATCGAATCTGAATTATTTCAAGTTAAATTTGCAACTCTTTCCTCGAACGTCTTGCGTTCAAGTACAAGTTCTTACTTGTACAATTCGGCGAGATCGTTTTGGTTGTAGTGACGGTCAATTTGTTGCTCGTCGATGACTCGCTTGGAGATCGCCTGCTTCGTGACTTGACGTTcgtaaattttcatttccatcGTACCCTGCACATGAATTTAATGCTACTTTAACGCCGCTTGTCGACGAGACGATGCggttttagtttattttttatcattgtAGGTTGTACGGCACTAAGTGAAACATGTTAACAGTTAACATGTTATTGTGGAATAAATATGGCGTTGGTCGAGACACAAAAATTGCGAAGATCGGATGCTGGTGTAAATACCACCAGAACGGTGTACAGTAAAACTTCGATGCATCATTTTTGAaggataaaagaaaaaacaaaactaaatAGGCAAGAAAATGCGAATTTTATTGTTCTAGACGAAGTCGACAGCAATAATCCCCCGAGGGGTCAAAAGATAGTACTCCCGCAGCGTGGAGGCTATTTTTTGCACTTtccaataatttgaaaaatagtcgAAATTTTAAAGTGTGCTGTCAACGTGAAAATCAAGctttttaaaacaacaaaattaaaatcgtaGTTTCTGCTGGTTACAAAACATACTCGGTAACTTGGCAATTTGTACACATCGGTAGCcatgtttaaaaatgaaatgtttattttatcgtgTTATTGTGAGAACTTAAAATGCTGTTGGATGAAGTTCGAGAGTTTGCTGATAAATCAAGGGCAGAACTAATACTAAGGTATGTGAAAACGAGTTTTATGAATTTGTGAAATGGTGCAAGGAGAAACGAATCGAAGAAAACTTCACAGAAAATGTGCtcctattattttatttacttttctaaatagtttCAACTCAACCTATTCGGGTTATGCAGTAATTTTCTTTAGTTACTGAGTTAAGTTAATCAATTTTCTACTACATACCTATTATTGTCTGTATTTATCTTTCTTCCTTCTTTTTGTTGTCTGTAAATGGGTGTTCGTGTTCGTTTCTTGAgatatataaccgggaaagtggtatataactaaatatacactgaccggcacaaatgactcactttgaattttattaatataattaagtaacccccaatttcataatcagtctaaagtttattatgaaactggccctaattcattgtcttagaaaaatttgttgatatcatgttgtattgataagtgttatttaagttattctttgtcaaagaatatccgacaaacaaaacattaaacacagcaaataaaattttaatgaaaaaaaaaaaaaaatttccagaaaaaattttgttatgaaaaattgccaaaattgtcacattaaatcttttaacacgtaaatcaaccgacaaaaacacaacgtggaaaaacgcaaattttctaattatttatttaaacaaaacaattcggttgccatggtgaccatagcactcccgatcattgaaaatgtcccaatttaactataataaagaaaaataagcacaaatataatttcaagatcatttattaaagaaatcataatgagtcgttttttgtgccggtgagtgtataaactttcccggttatatacctaacttgacatctgtcaaagataacctcaaaagttacaataaaatcaatgttttttaaaactttgcctaaacgaacacgaaaaatgttattcaatattcgtgcgctgtcagtttttaggtgttcggcctgttttgcagcacttggctgacgcctcgtgcttcaaatttcggcctcatacctgaaaagtgatctgactcataagaaaataactatttgggCCTCCTGTGATGGAAACTTTACAAATACGCACTATTCACGTCAAATGAAACTTTGATTTTACGGCGACTGTGCGACGGTGAATTTTTCCCACATACTATgcggcaaagtaaataatccttgtttttaaactttagaaacgtagaagaaatacacagttttaaattaatgaagctgAGTTTCATGAGAACAATATGTATAGATTTTGAATGCAATAGCTGACTTCCATATCCCCACCACAGTTCTCAGCTATTAGGATAAACAAACGGTTTTGTAGTGAGTTGGGAAGTGCCAAAGTTTTAAAGTTTCTATCGGGCTTCGCTGAATAAAAAGtatattcgaaaaaattgtaatgtcAAAAAGTGTAATTAGTGTGTGTACACCAGAGATATGGAGTTGTGCACTTGTTAACTACAAATTTGTTCTCATGTGTAGTGCCTTCGTTTTGTGGAGTTGTTGGCTGTGCTGTGTTGCTGTGTTCTGATCATTTTATAACTGTAAGTCCAGAAATCTCGTCTGTTATCAGGCCGGTATTGTTCAGAACACAGGTTTACAACATAACCTTGCCGGTTTGTTTAtcccgtggagggagaaaagactggagatggcactaattcaaataagtgtaccggcccgcgaaaactacagagtcataaaaggtttctgaatatagacgctaggccaatggcttccttcgccttccttccaggcgcattgtgcttctttatctagcgcattgtggactgggtcataaaaggttgttgcacgtgcttttagagggtacgaatttttaacatgggaagcataggaaatgccatctccagtcttttctccctccacggttTATCCTAATAGCTGATAGGGGTGGGGATATGGAACTGATCTATTATGCTTGTTTTACACGGTCAAAGAAATTGATgaattttttgaccttgaaattattgttgcgtgtaatacacaaaattgtcgtgaataaattgacgacaataaattgatgaataaattgtcaaaatagaACCAGCTCTAATTTTTCGTGAATTTTTTGGAGAATTCTAGTTACATTTCGGTTTATAAATTTGTACCAACTTTACTGTGAAGACTGTCAAGTCACATGCGAGAGTATCGTTTCGgcaggcccaatttacacacaaactcaaatcaactactattattttattatatttattttaaagaatgagtacTTCAAGGTCTtttaatactattttttgtaatttgctctttttaagccatttttaaacaaaaatgtttactttagtCGATTTAgagatttttgtggcggttggtaatgtcttaattttaaaagtaaaaatttgatctatttttatcaaatagtttgtttatggtaaaagatGGGTGTCGAAGACTTTTCTGCagaagaataaaaattttaataaacacatttcttaaaattttcgatttttactTGATTTATAATAAGAATTCCctaggaaatttttgaaaagtaatatcgtatgatcaaaaagtctttggatcgcGATGGCAATGAAAGGTAAAAACCATCCatagaattatttacttctactGTCCGTGGTTTTTATTGTACCGAgcgatcgaataaaaaaaaatcagagtaggcgaaaatggtggtttgaaccaatcaaggcatcagaatagcacaatTCGGGTATACTCTgtactctgatagattgtacgttttttgacagaagacacaCCCAGAGAGTAGTGTGGCGTGAATATATGGTTACTATAGTTTGGTTCTCATGAGTTTGTTGTAAACAATGTGGagggcgaaaaaatttgaaatatcccAAGAGAGTTACgagttgtttttcataatgtgtatctatgacgaaaagaaacaatattgtgttactaaaaaataaaatacatattaatattACGTAGATATTTCTGTCGTGATTTTGGTATCTTAGAAAGTGACTTTTTTCGACAGTGAAAAATAGTTACTTATGGTACTATGGTACTCACCCGAAAAAACAGATATTTAAACCACGAGTTGAAAACGAGTGGTTTAGTTTTTTCAAGTGACTTATAGCCGCCAACACACGTGTGCCATACTTAACATTATCCAACACCTCCAGAATATTGTTGAAACATGATgacaattgtgacatttttatttgacaaattcaTTTGATCGACTAAATATACGactaaaatatacgaaaacactGTTACAACAATAGCTAACTAAAGTAAcaaagcattttaacctacagttaactttaactggcgttggtgcaaccggcccttttagaaaatcaaaatggaggcaaattataAGAGAGTAAGAGTAAAAACTTCTatgctcgttactgattttaatttttaagtaatatgtactTTCTCGTATAGTCTTTCTAACTCAGGTTGAgccagcaataaaaataaactgcgCACCCTCATTACCGCAAGTGCCACCTCCTCTTAGCTTTACAAAGAAGATGAATTTATGGTTTAAATGACAGATGTTTTTCTTGCTCTTTCTCGATGGTTTCCAGGTACACCGGTACACCGGGCCCAACAGGCCGGGCTTCTTTTCGGTATAAAtatctttatttaaaagttaaGAGGATGACGGCACTTGCGGTAATGAGGGTACGCAGTATTTTTATTGCTGGCTCAACGTGAGCTAGAAAGACTATACACCTACCTTTCGCTGTATTAAATCAGGGTAGTAATTAATCAACTctgacatttaaacttttgaaaagtcaaaatgcctcGAGACTGACAGAGCAAGACAAGGTTTTGATGCTTTCCAAATCAGAAGAGGAGTGGTCCATAAGAAGGGTTGCTACTCCTAATGGGCTAAATAAAAGCACTGTTCCCCAAGTAAAGAAGAGGTGAGAACAAGAAGGGACCGTGAGTAGAAGAccgatcataatttttttagttgctgtcaatgtcatctttaacctaatctcaaaattacccgttcacactgcttaaattttgcaaaatcgttgttacttgattttgaatgtctacgcgatagttttgaaaacaagtgtacagttgcggccgttgaaatctcagacaggcaagatttaaacactctgtataaattccgaaatttgattagcgtaaacaggattttcatgaaggattataaagtcagtgtcagtatttgacatattagctGCTTTCCAGGTATTTACGCGAGTAGTTCCGAACTACTCCAGGAGTACAACAAGTGTTCCATGTAATTTGTGGAACTACTCCAGAACTACTCCGTTATACCCTTCCCCTGCCCCCTGAAGTACCTACCTAAATTTTGGTACTCGGAGTTTTTTTGTGGTGGGGATGTtaagaaatgtcaaatataCGGCTTACGGCGGGAATCGGACTCAGATGACACTAATGACAGTGTACAGTGCAGGAGTAAATTCAGCGTTCCAAGCGGCACAAACCAATGAACAGTTCGGCGTAGAACTGTTCGGAGTAAATTACTCCCACTTGGAAAGCAGCTATTAGGTCAGAATTgtgcgtaacttttgaaatgccgcaattatctgatttgcaaaaatgtgtttgactgagggacggtgtgactataagagccattgcgagagaaattaatgtggataatgtttgagtgacattttgagaaacgtcactttcaataccatttacaaagctaaaagtttggcgttgtcaaagtgtttgagttttcaacggccgcaactgtacctattcctattctataaaaaaataaatcattatgGATAatagtacttggaggaataaggagcaaggcataaataattaatgtcaaaaatctgtatttttcaatagatactgcaaatacgtctgcttttagaggtacactctggcaaagtttgtgaggttaggtttggatgtttaagttttattttcttgacgatgatattgaacacaacacaagttttcactAGTAATATCCCGAGAGGATATTTTGGCAGACTATTTCCTGAGAAAAAATTTCATGATAAGTAAGCACAAATAAacgtaattctttttaaaatataaaattaattccaaatgattttttaataaggaCTACCGGAAAATTTGGCACTAgtgcaaattatcgataattgccCTAGTGCAGTATTATCACTGTAATTCGATCGCTAttggctaaaattcaaatattcgagctttttgattggcttaaatttttcgaaggaaatagtcatagcaataccctgtattatgataatttgtccattttgctcttcacattttgctacactaatttttccaatagatgaattgagaattacgtattaaatcctacattaatctgtaaacttacaatatttgtcgtgtctttatcgtttatattatataaaactacACAGGgcatttcacgagtgataatgagtcttgacggaataataaattcaacccacaatacattttcaaaaaaagccggacattttaatgtcagtagccagcttttttcggaaatatagtgtgggttgcattttaaattacgtcaggcttattatcactcgtgaaatatcctgtatataaagggtgtttttttaaatttggcgtcgaagtaggcgttggagtcgattgtgaacgcactatacaggttacggatcacggatcagctgtttaaatcttatgcttttacacgagtggtgcgctctcaatcgactctccaacgcctacttcgacgccaaatttcgACTCCCATTATTTTAGCTTACCGTGTCGTTCTGCGGACGGTTTGCGCTGATCTGCGACCGATTTTCGCTTGTGCTGCGttacgattttaccgtgtcgcatgaaactaattcactgcccgggaacccgggaataaaatgtatgtagtgcgcctaaagaagttttcacttcaaaaaatatttttcagcaCTCCATGACACTTCCAGATGACGCACCTTTAAGGAAATGCGGtgtttttgggacacctgtatactaTTATCAATTTGGACGTGCagctttttaaattattaaattaaaaattaccgTAGGAGGCTTAACAAAGCGGCTATTACCGATGGATGCGAAAGTACTCACCAAAGTGACGAAACGGTAAATATAGCAAGGCTTAGTTTGTCCAAATCGATACACCCTGTAAATACTTTGGATGTCGTGCGATGGATTCCAGGATACGTCAAAAATCACCACCCGATTAGCTGCGACAAGATTAATTCCCAAACCTCCAGCTTTCGTAGATATCAAAAACAAtctaaaaatgaaagaaaaccaGTCGAGTGCACATTCGTGTACTCCACGGTGCACTTTTATCTACCTGGCTCGCGTATTGGAAGGATCGTTGAATGTGTTGCACCAAATATTTCGACTGTCGCACGACGACGACCCGTCCAAGCGGAAATAGTCCAAACCGAGACACCAAGACCCGCTGTAACCTCCAACGGAATCGGTCTCGCCAGCTTGGGTGGCGTCGTGGATTCTTCCGATGAAATACTCGATAACATTGAGGGAATAAAGAGATTGAGAAAACACGAGTCTGAAAAagtgaattgtaaaaaatatcaaaaaagaaagaaacaaattttaatacactTTATCCCCGATCTGTTCACATTCTTTCAAGATTtcgaacaacaaaaataattttgaactgTGAGCGATATTGTTGAGCTCGTCACCATCGCAGTATTCCTGCCACCACTCTTTCTTCACGGAATCTTCG contains these protein-coding regions:
- the LOC138124216 gene encoding CCA tRNA nucleotidyltransferase 1, mitochondrial; this encodes MFLVRPRIRQLTRIFKSYYSTKPSLSNLTKSERVEFLRQMALPKSRENPVILKLDTPDYHSLFTDELKSLASMFKEHGYEIRIAGGAVRDLLSGLRPKDLDFATTATPEQMKEMFVAENVRMINMNGEKHGTITPRINDKENFEVTTLRIDVVTDGRHAEVQFTTDWLLDALRRDLTINSMFLGLDGSVYDYFYGYDDLKERRIKFVGDPVTRIREDYLRILRYFRFYGKISKEPDKHDEETLKAIMDNKDGLKNVSGERIWMELKKILDGNFSGDLLIKIIECELGPYIGIPENSNLDELKLVWERSRALKLHPITLLSSVLNSVEDAVALNSRLKLSVFERDLALFVVEHRPPKPHVKPLMPYQQLVLKISNKNTFQYVVEVLKYNNSPHLEEFQNWSIPKFPVTGNMLKEKGVESGRKMGLVLTELRNYWAEQEYKITPEELLKQVPNVLCRLAERKKNKC